Proteins encoded in a region of the Streptomyces sp. PCS3-D2 genome:
- a CDS encoding FG-GAP-like repeat-containing protein yields MSRYGLNARHAAVAALVAGAVAAGAVVAADTAAVAAPAAVTAEPPANPDYGSPGQGPEGPVDGESRATAFAAEATTKITRSSVIARAKSWVGIGLVYSGGGRHGGYRTDCSGFVSMAWDLDFQPATNTFASRGVTEPITKAELKAGDALLDDDAGSAGHVVLFEKWANSGRTQYWGFDFTPSGVHHRVYDYPYYPGYGPYQPVRYKNIADDVTTPPAPGPGMTDLVAADINGDAVDDVVGVEASTGKLWLYKGASNGTIASGGSRVLIGSGGWNGMSNLTGGDFNGDGREDIVAVEEASGKLYLYPGTGSGLNSRKEIGSGGWNGMSELMGGDFNGDGRADVAGVERSTGKLWLYKGNGAGSIGGGSSRVMIGSGGWNGLHDLVGMDIDNDGRTDVVGAEQSTGKLYLYTSNGSGLNSRKEIGSGGWNGMNDLIGGDFTSNANDDLVAVEKATGKLYLYPGTGTGLGARKEIGSGGW; encoded by the coding sequence ATGTCCCGATACGGGTTGAACGCCCGCCATGCCGCCGTAGCCGCCCTCGTCGCCGGGGCCGTCGCCGCCGGCGCCGTCGTCGCCGCCGACACCGCGGCGGTCGCCGCCCCGGCGGCGGTCACCGCCGAGCCGCCCGCCAACCCCGACTACGGCAGCCCCGGCCAGGGCCCCGAGGGGCCGGTCGACGGGGAGTCCCGGGCGACGGCCTTCGCCGCGGAGGCCACCACGAAGATCACCCGCAGTTCGGTGATAGCCCGGGCCAAGAGCTGGGTCGGCATCGGCCTGGTCTACTCCGGCGGCGGCCGTCACGGTGGATACCGCACGGACTGCTCGGGCTTCGTCTCGATGGCCTGGGACCTGGACTTCCAGCCGGCCACCAACACCTTCGCCTCCCGCGGCGTGACCGAGCCGATCACCAAGGCGGAACTGAAGGCGGGCGACGCCCTGCTGGACGACGACGCGGGCTCTGCCGGCCACGTCGTCCTCTTCGAGAAGTGGGCCAACTCCGGCCGCACCCAGTACTGGGGCTTCGACTTCACCCCCAGCGGAGTCCACCACCGCGTCTACGACTACCCGTACTACCCGGGCTACGGCCCCTACCAGCCCGTCCGCTACAAGAACATCGCCGACGACGTGACCACCCCGCCGGCGCCCGGACCCGGCATGACCGACCTCGTCGCCGCCGACATCAACGGCGACGCCGTGGACGACGTGGTCGGCGTCGAGGCCTCGACCGGCAAGCTGTGGCTCTACAAGGGCGCCTCCAACGGCACCATCGCGTCCGGCGGCAGCCGCGTCCTGATCGGCTCGGGCGGCTGGAACGGCATGTCCAACCTGACCGGCGGCGACTTCAACGGCGACGGCCGGGAGGACATCGTCGCGGTGGAGGAGGCCAGCGGAAAGCTGTACCTCTACCCGGGCACCGGCAGCGGCCTGAACTCCCGCAAGGAGATCGGCTCAGGCGGCTGGAACGGCATGTCCGAGCTGATGGGCGGTGACTTCAACGGCGACGGCAGGGCCGATGTCGCGGGCGTCGAGAGGTCCACCGGCAAGCTGTGGCTCTACAAGGGCAACGGCGCCGGATCGATCGGCGGCGGCAGCAGCCGCGTCATGATCGGCAGCGGCGGTTGGAACGGCCTGCACGACCTCGTCGGGATGGACATCGACAACGACGGCAGGACCGATGTCGTCGGCGCCGAGCAGTCCACCGGAAAGCTCTACCTCTACACCAGCAACGGCAGCGGCCTGAACTCCCGCAAGGAGATCGGCTCCGGCGGTTGGAACGGCATGAACGACCTGATCGGCGGCGACTTCACCTCGAACGCGAACGACGATCTCGTCGCCGTCGAGAAGGCCACCGGAAAGCTCTACCTCTACCCGGGCACCGGCACGGGTCTGGGGGCGCGCAAGGAGATCGGCTCGGGGGGCTGGTAG
- a CDS encoding cation-translocating P-type ATPase, translating to MTHGARIEHDGPEPTGGPGTAIDAGTELDPVHPVRPPAPRFTPGGLTTAEVAERVARGDVNDVPVRSSRSTTDIVRGNVFTRFNAIIGVLWVVMLFVAPIQDSLFGFVIIANTGIGIIQELRAKKTLDSLAVIGEARPSVRRDGRTAEISTSEIVLGDVIELGPGDKVVVDGSVGESDGLEIDESLLTGEADPVLKKPGDQVMSGSFVVAGGGAFTATKVGREAYAAQLAEEASRFTLVHSELRSGISTILKYVTWMMIPTSIGLIISQLVVKENNLDDAIARTVGGIVPMIPEGLVLLTSVAFAIGVIRLGRKQCLVQELPAIEGLARVDVVCLDKTGTLTEGGMDVTELRPLGGADPEHVKKVLGALGESDPRPNASLQAIIDAYPDSAEWRCTESLPFSSARKYSGASFSEGDGENNTWLLGAPDVLLPAGDPALDEINDLNEQGLRVLLLARSARELDDEAVATGVRPTALVVLEQRLRPDAADTLRYFEEQDVKAKVISGDNAISVGAVAGKLGLPGAQNTVDARTLPADQAEMAEVLDGNSVFGRVTPQQKRDMVGALQSRGHTVAMTGDGVNDVLALKDADIGVSMGSGSEATRAVAQIVLLNNSFSTLPSVVAEGRRVIGNITRVATLFLTKTVYSVLLAILVVCSQVEYPFLPRHLTLLSTLTIGIPAFFLALAPNKERAKPHFVKRVMRYAIPGGVIAATATFVTYLIARHHYTGAEALPAETSAATLTLFLTSMWVLAIIARPYTWWRAALVGAMGTAFLIVLIVPWLQDFFQLKLVGTTMPWTAVAIAAAAAVLIEFTFRWVDRRFPA from the coding sequence ATGACGCATGGGGCGAGGATCGAGCACGACGGGCCGGAGCCGACCGGTGGTCCCGGCACGGCCATCGACGCGGGGACCGAGCTCGACCCCGTACACCCCGTACGGCCGCCGGCACCCCGCTTCACGCCGGGCGGGCTGACCACGGCCGAGGTCGCCGAGCGGGTGGCCCGCGGAGACGTCAACGACGTCCCCGTCCGCTCCTCGCGCTCCACCACCGACATCGTCCGCGGCAACGTCTTCACCCGGTTCAACGCCATCATCGGCGTCCTGTGGGTGGTCATGCTCTTCGTCGCGCCGATCCAGGACAGCCTCTTCGGCTTCGTGATCATCGCGAACACCGGCATCGGCATCATCCAGGAACTGCGCGCGAAGAAGACCCTCGACTCCCTCGCCGTCATCGGCGAGGCCAGGCCCAGCGTCCGCCGCGACGGCCGGACCGCCGAGATCTCCACTTCCGAGATCGTCCTCGGCGACGTCATCGAACTCGGCCCCGGCGACAAAGTGGTCGTCGACGGCTCCGTCGGCGAATCCGACGGCCTGGAGATCGACGAGTCCCTGCTCACCGGCGAGGCCGACCCCGTTCTGAAGAAGCCCGGCGACCAGGTCATGTCCGGCTCCTTCGTGGTCGCCGGCGGCGGCGCGTTCACCGCCACCAAGGTCGGCCGCGAGGCCTACGCCGCCCAGTTGGCCGAAGAGGCCTCCCGGTTCACGCTCGTCCACTCCGAGCTGCGCTCCGGCATCTCCACCATCCTGAAGTACGTCACCTGGATGATGATCCCGACCTCCATCGGCCTGATCATCAGCCAGCTCGTCGTCAAGGAGAACAACCTCGACGACGCCATCGCCCGGACCGTCGGCGGGATCGTGCCGATGATCCCCGAGGGGCTCGTCCTGCTCACCTCCGTGGCCTTCGCGATCGGCGTCATCCGCCTCGGCCGCAAACAGTGCCTCGTGCAGGAACTGCCGGCCATCGAGGGCCTCGCCCGCGTCGACGTGGTCTGCCTCGACAAGACCGGCACCCTCACCGAGGGCGGCATGGACGTCACCGAGCTCCGCCCGCTCGGCGGCGCGGACCCGGAGCACGTCAAGAAGGTGCTCGGTGCCCTCGGTGAGTCCGACCCCCGCCCCAACGCCAGCCTCCAGGCGATCATCGACGCCTACCCCGACAGCGCCGAGTGGCGGTGCACCGAGTCCCTGCCCTTCTCCTCCGCCCGCAAGTACAGCGGCGCCAGCTTCAGCGAGGGCGACGGCGAGAACAACACCTGGCTGCTCGGCGCCCCCGACGTCCTGCTGCCCGCCGGGGACCCCGCCCTCGACGAGATCAACGACCTCAACGAACAGGGCCTGCGGGTCCTGCTGCTCGCCCGCTCCGCCCGGGAGCTGGACGACGAGGCCGTCGCCACCGGAGTCAGGCCGACCGCGCTGGTCGTCCTGGAGCAGCGGCTGCGCCCCGACGCCGCCGACACGCTGCGCTACTTCGAGGAGCAGGACGTCAAGGCGAAGGTCATCTCCGGCGACAACGCGATCTCCGTCGGCGCCGTCGCCGGCAAGCTGGGCCTGCCCGGAGCCCAGAACACCGTCGACGCCCGCACGCTTCCTGCGGACCAGGCCGAGATGGCAGAGGTCCTGGACGGGAACTCCGTCTTCGGCCGTGTCACCCCGCAGCAGAAGCGGGACATGGTCGGCGCCCTGCAGTCCAGGGGCCACACCGTCGCCATGACCGGCGACGGAGTCAACGACGTGCTCGCCCTCAAGGACGCCGACATCGGCGTCTCCATGGGCTCCGGCTCGGAGGCCACCCGCGCGGTCGCACAGATCGTCCTCCTCAACAACAGCTTCTCCACACTGCCGTCGGTGGTCGCCGAGGGCCGCCGGGTCATCGGCAACATCACGCGCGTGGCCACCCTCTTCCTCACGAAGACGGTCTACTCGGTGCTGCTGGCCATCCTGGTGGTCTGCTCGCAGGTCGAGTACCCCTTCCTGCCGCGGCACCTGACCCTGCTGTCCACCCTCACCATCGGGATCCCGGCCTTCTTCCTGGCGCTGGCCCCGAACAAGGAGCGCGCCAAGCCGCACTTCGTGAAAAGGGTGATGCGCTACGCCATCCCCGGCGGCGTGATCGCGGCGACGGCCACCTTCGTCACCTACCTGATCGCCCGCCACCACTACACGGGCGCCGAAGCCCTCCCCGCGGAGACCAGCGCCGCGACGCTGACGCTGTTCCTGACCTCGATGTGGGTCCTCGCGATCATCGCGCGCCCGTACACCTGGTGGCGTGCGGCCCTGGTGGGTGCGATGGGTACGGCCTTCCTGATCGTCCTGATCGTGCCGTGGCTCCAGGACTTCTTCCAGCTCAAGCTGGTCGGCACCACGATGCCGTGGACCGCGGTGGCGATCGCGGCGGCCGCCGCGGTCCTCATCGAGTTCACCTTCCGCTGGGTGGACCGCAGGTTCCCGGCCTGA
- a CDS encoding MFS transporter has protein sequence MSTGNGADSAPGHISTPTTAARTAAPPGRNRGMFSSLRIRNYRLFATGQVVSNTGTWMQRIAQDWLVLSLTGSASAVGITIALQFLPMLVLGLYGGVLADRLPKRPLLLATQSAMGLTGIALAALTLAGHVQVWHVYLAALLLGLVTVVDNPARQTFVSEMVGKDQVANAVSLNSANFQSARLVGPAIAGVLITAVGSGWAFLLNGLSFAAPIAGLLMMRTKELHPVEPRPRAKGQLREGLRYVAGRPELVWPIVLVGFVGTFGFNFPIWLSAFVSDVFHGDAGTYGLFNTLIAAGSLAGALLAARRGQSRLRVPVAAAALFSVLLLVAAFAPGFRLFAALLVPIGVFGLTVNVTANSSVQMATDPEMRGRVMALFMMVFTGGTPLGAPLLGWITDTYGARVGMASGALISLAASVTIAVVLARVGNLRLRVDRRGVAFVPAVTRRRELVTVA, from the coding sequence TTGAGTACGGGAAACGGAGCAGACTCCGCACCCGGCCACATATCCACCCCCACCACCGCCGCGCGCACCGCGGCACCCCCGGGCAGGAACCGGGGGATGTTCAGCTCGCTGCGGATCCGCAACTACCGGCTCTTCGCCACCGGCCAGGTCGTCTCGAACACCGGCACCTGGATGCAGCGGATCGCCCAGGACTGGCTGGTCCTCTCCCTGACCGGTTCCGCCTCCGCCGTCGGCATCACCATCGCCCTGCAGTTCCTGCCGATGCTGGTCCTCGGCCTCTACGGAGGCGTACTCGCCGACCGGCTGCCCAAGCGGCCCCTGCTCCTCGCCACCCAGAGCGCGATGGGCCTGACCGGCATCGCACTCGCCGCACTCACCCTCGCCGGCCACGTCCAGGTCTGGCACGTCTACCTCGCGGCCCTGCTCCTCGGCCTGGTCACCGTCGTGGACAACCCGGCCCGGCAGACCTTCGTCTCCGAGATGGTCGGCAAGGACCAGGTCGCCAACGCCGTCAGCCTCAACTCGGCCAACTTCCAGTCCGCGCGGCTGGTCGGCCCGGCGATCGCGGGTGTGCTGATCACCGCCGTCGGGTCCGGCTGGGCGTTCCTGCTCAACGGCCTGTCCTTCGCCGCGCCCATCGCCGGCCTGCTCATGATGCGGACGAAGGAGCTGCACCCCGTCGAGCCCCGGCCGCGCGCCAAGGGACAGCTGCGCGAAGGCCTGCGCTACGTCGCCGGCCGACCCGAGCTGGTCTGGCCGATCGTGCTCGTCGGCTTCGTCGGCACCTTCGGGTTCAACTTCCCGATCTGGCTCTCGGCGTTCGTGAGCGACGTCTTCCACGGCGACGCGGGCACCTACGGACTCTTCAACACCCTGATCGCGGCCGGCTCCCTCGCGGGCGCCCTGCTCGCCGCCCGCCGGGGGCAGTCCCGCCTGCGGGTGCCCGTGGCCGCGGCCGCGCTGTTCTCCGTACTGCTCCTCGTGGCCGCCTTCGCGCCCGGCTTCCGGCTCTTCGCCGCGCTGCTCGTGCCCATCGGCGTCTTCGGCCTGACGGTCAACGTCACCGCCAACTCCAGTGTGCAGATGGCCACCGACCCCGAGATGCGGGGCCGGGTCATGGCCCTCTTCATGATGGTCTTCACCGGCGGCACTCCGCTGGGCGCCCCGCTGCTGGGCTGGATCACGGACACCTACGGCGCGCGCGTCGGCATGGCCTCGGGCGCTCTCATCTCCCTGGCCGCGTCGGTGACCATCGCCGTGGTCCTGGCCCGTGTCGGCAACCTCCGGCTGCGGGTCGACCGCCGCGGGGTGGCCTTCGTGCCGGCCGTCACCCGACGCCGCGAACTGGTGACGGTGGCCTGA
- a CDS encoding DUF2530 domain-containing protein, which yields MAKWTAKHEAPEPLEGPVVATVTGGTILWFALFVVQLPFYGWFADRGQLWWVWTCAAGGFLGLIGIWYVRGREAALRRHADTQAAEAAHAAGPAGAAGAAQAGRSNGAAGA from the coding sequence ATGGCGAAATGGACTGCGAAGCATGAGGCGCCCGAGCCCCTGGAGGGCCCCGTCGTCGCGACGGTCACCGGAGGAACGATCCTCTGGTTCGCCCTCTTCGTGGTCCAGCTGCCGTTCTACGGATGGTTCGCCGACCGCGGTCAGCTGTGGTGGGTCTGGACGTGCGCGGCCGGCGGCTTCCTCGGCCTGATCGGCATCTGGTACGTCCGTGGCCGTGAGGCGGCCCTCCGGCGGCACGCCGATACGCAGGCGGCGGAGGCCGCCCACGCCGCGGGGCCGGCGGGGGCGGCCGGGGCCGCGCAGGCCGGCCGGTCGAACGGGGCCGCGGGAGCCTAG
- a CDS encoding NCS2 family permease has translation MSTPAPAPAPAAPESSPRGPSGGLDRHFKISERGSTVAREVRGGFATFFAMAYIIVLNPIILGSAKDMYGHQLDSGQLVTATVLTAAFTTLLMGVVGNVPIALAAGLGVNTVVALQLAPRMSWPDAMGMVVLAGFVVMLLVATGLRERVMNAVPLGLRKGIAIGIGLFIMLIGLVDSGFVSRIPDAAHTTVPLQLGGNGHLHGWPVLIFAVGTLLTLALLIRKVPGAILISIVAMTLVAVVVQLATDLPDSGWGLTVPAWPGNPVAAPDFGLVGQVSLFGGFGKVGLLTGVLFVFTVLLSCFFDAMGTILGVGDEAKLIDKSTGEFPGINRVLFVDGLAVASGGASSSSATTCFVESTAGVGEGARTGLANVVTGALFAVALFFTPLATMVPSQAATPALVAVGFLILSGSIKDIDWSDFTIAVPAFLAMVMMPFTYSITNGIGVGFIAFSVLRLATGRGREVPPAMYVVSAVFVFFYAMPALGLG, from the coding sequence ATGAGCACCCCGGCCCCCGCCCCCGCACCCGCCGCTCCGGAGTCTTCCCCCCGAGGGCCCTCCGGCGGGCTGGACCGCCACTTCAAGATCTCCGAGCGCGGCTCGACCGTGGCCCGTGAGGTCCGCGGCGGTTTCGCCACCTTCTTCGCCATGGCGTACATCATCGTGCTGAACCCGATCATCCTGGGCAGCGCGAAGGACATGTACGGCCACCAGCTGGACAGCGGCCAGCTCGTGACGGCCACCGTCCTGACGGCCGCCTTCACCACCCTCCTCATGGGCGTCGTCGGCAACGTCCCCATCGCCCTCGCCGCGGGCCTCGGCGTGAACACCGTCGTGGCCCTCCAGCTCGCCCCGCGCATGAGCTGGCCCGATGCGATGGGCATGGTGGTGCTGGCCGGTTTCGTGGTGATGCTGCTGGTGGCCACCGGACTGCGCGAGCGCGTCATGAACGCCGTCCCGCTGGGCCTGCGCAAGGGCATCGCCATCGGCATCGGCCTGTTCATCATGCTGATCGGCCTGGTCGACTCGGGCTTCGTCTCCCGCATCCCGGACGCCGCGCACACCACCGTCCCGCTGCAACTCGGCGGCAACGGCCACCTGCACGGCTGGCCCGTCCTGATCTTCGCGGTCGGCACCCTGCTCACCCTCGCCCTGCTGATCCGCAAGGTCCCCGGCGCGATCCTGATCTCGATCGTGGCCATGACCCTGGTCGCGGTCGTCGTGCAGCTCGCCACCGACCTGCCGGACTCCGGTTGGGGCCTGACCGTCCCGGCCTGGCCCGGCAACCCGGTCGCCGCGCCCGACTTCGGGCTCGTGGGCCAGGTCAGCCTGTTCGGCGGCTTCGGCAAGGTCGGACTGCTCACCGGCGTCCTGTTCGTCTTCACCGTGCTGCTGTCCTGCTTCTTCGACGCCATGGGCACGATCCTGGGCGTCGGCGACGAGGCCAAGCTGATCGACAAGAGCACGGGCGAGTTCCCCGGCATCAACCGGGTCCTGTTCGTCGACGGCCTCGCCGTCGCCTCGGGCGGCGCGAGCTCCTCCTCGGCGACCACCTGCTTCGTGGAGTCCACGGCCGGCGTCGGCGAGGGTGCCCGTACGGGCCTGGCGAACGTCGTGACGGGCGCCCTCTTCGCCGTGGCGCTGTTCTTCACCCCGCTGGCCACCATGGTCCCGTCCCAGGCCGCGACGCCCGCGCTGGTCGCGGTGGGCTTCCTGATCCTGTCGGGATCGATCAAGGACATCGACTGGAGCGACTTCACCATCGCCGTGCCGGCCTTCCTGGCCATGGTGATGATGCCCTTCACCTACTCGATCACCAACGGCATCGGCGTCGGGTTCATCGCCTTCAGCGTGCTGCGCCTGGCGACCGGCCGGGGCCGCGAGGTCCCGCCCGCCATGTACGTGGTGTCGGCGGTGTTCGTCTTCTTCTACGCGATGCCCGCGCTCGGCCTCGGCTAG
- a CDS encoding MarR family winged helix-turn-helix transcriptional regulator, translating into MPDLSHGDDAAAVNDLRSAVMRLGRRLKHQRVDESLSPTEMSVLGTLARCGQATPGELARREHVQPPSMTRIVALLEAKGLVTLEPHPDDRRQKVVRQTEEAEAMLEESRRKRNAFLAGLAAELTEDEWAKLRAAAPVLEKLAHL; encoded by the coding sequence ATGCCTGACCTCTCCCATGGCGACGACGCTGCCGCCGTGAACGACCTCCGCTCCGCCGTCATGCGGCTGGGGCGGCGCCTGAAGCACCAGCGCGTCGACGAGTCGCTGAGCCCGACCGAAATGTCGGTCCTCGGCACCCTCGCCCGCTGCGGCCAGGCCACCCCCGGTGAGCTGGCGCGGCGGGAACACGTCCAGCCACCGTCCATGACGCGCATCGTCGCGTTGCTGGAAGCCAAGGGACTGGTCACGCTGGAACCGCACCCCGACGACCGCCGCCAGAAGGTGGTCCGCCAGACGGAGGAAGCCGAAGCGATGCTCGAAGAGAGCCGCCGCAAGCGCAACGCCTTCCTGGCCGGGCTCGCGGCAGAGCTGACCGAGGACGAATGGGCCAAGCTGCGCGCGGCCGCACCCGTCCTGGAGAAGCTCGCGCACCTGTAA
- the thpR gene encoding RNA 2',3'-cyclic phosphodiesterase: MRLFAAVLPPDAAVAELTAAVHTLRDDRLTWTAPAGWHVTLAFMGEVRDDVLPELHARLERAAHRTAPFALRLHGCGHFGDRALWTGAAGELDAVRLLADRADAAARRAGIPMEQHRRYTPHLTLARTRGPRHGHGHGAPTPLRPYLEALADFEGTSWQVDTLSLVRSSLPVSGVPGEQPRYETVRAWPLVG, translated from the coding sequence ATGAGACTGTTCGCCGCCGTTCTGCCCCCGGACGCGGCCGTCGCCGAGCTCACCGCCGCCGTGCACACGCTGCGCGACGACCGGCTGACCTGGACCGCGCCGGCGGGCTGGCACGTCACGCTCGCCTTCATGGGCGAGGTGCGCGACGACGTGCTCCCCGAGCTGCACGCCCGCCTGGAGCGGGCCGCCCACCGTACGGCGCCCTTCGCGCTGCGCCTGCACGGCTGCGGCCACTTCGGCGACCGCGCCCTGTGGACCGGCGCCGCCGGCGAGCTCGACGCCGTGCGCCTGCTCGCCGACCGGGCCGACGCCGCCGCGCGGCGCGCCGGGATCCCGATGGAGCAGCACCGCCGGTACACGCCGCACCTCACCCTCGCCCGCACCCGCGGCCCCCGGCACGGGCACGGGCACGGCGCCCCCACACCGCTGCGCCCCTACCTGGAGGCCCTCGCGGACTTCGAGGGCACGTCCTGGCAGGTGGACACGCTCAGCCTGGTCCGCAGCAGCCTGCCGGTGAGCGGAGTGCCGGGTGAGCAGCCGCGCTACGAAACCGTACGCGCCTGGCCGCTGGTCGGCTGA
- a CDS encoding ribbon-helix-helix protein, CopG family: MGTHVLSMRIDGELLDRLRIHAAKRGMSVQDYVVRTLIRDDFDERFKTAVDETEKFYGLT, translated from the coding sequence ATGGGGACACATGTGCTGAGCATGCGCATAGACGGGGAGCTCCTCGACAGGCTCCGGATCCATGCCGCCAAACGCGGAATGAGCGTCCAGGACTATGTGGTCCGGACGCTCATTCGCGACGACTTCGACGAGCGCTTCAAGACGGCCGTCGACGAGACGGAGAAGTTCTACGGGCTGACGTGA
- a CDS encoding nuclear transport factor 2 family protein, with product MRETAERFRAAVEKRDLSALEHLFTEDIRLYSPVKFRPFEGRPMVLGLFGVLLRVFEDLRYVGRFDGATETGADGTEAPASVLPFRATVDGKEIHGIDMLHFDGAGRIKEFTVMVRPQSAVHTLGRAVLAGLQADGLA from the coding sequence GTGAGGGAGACCGCCGAACGCTTCCGCGCCGCTGTGGAGAAGCGTGACCTCTCCGCGCTGGAGCACCTGTTCACCGAGGACATCAGGCTGTACAGCCCGGTGAAGTTCCGCCCGTTCGAGGGCAGGCCGATGGTGCTGGGGCTCTTCGGGGTCCTGCTGCGCGTCTTCGAGGACCTGCGCTACGTCGGCCGCTTCGACGGCGCGACCGAGACCGGCGCGGACGGCACCGAGGCGCCGGCGTCCGTCCTGCCCTTCCGGGCCACGGTGGACGGCAAGGAGATCCACGGCATCGACATGCTGCACTTCGACGGGGCGGGCCGGATCAAGGAGTTCACGGTGATGGTCCGCCCCCAGTCCGCGGTCCACACCCTGGGCCGGGCCGTCCTGGCCGGCCTCCAGGCGGACGGCCTGGCCTGA
- a CDS encoding VCBS repeat domain-containing M23 family metallopeptidase — MSVETTSPLARFMSRRVRIATGLVCATVAAVALSAGGANADGGAEDPHGDLPELTAAELGLPEGPAPMAMAAASGDNRPDFQMPFRCGETWQGASRSYHSPTAHAVDWTHGGSTLNSPVVASAGGVAQVTDLGNRSYGKYVVINHGGGWSTVYAHLNGFSISNGATVKAGQQIGVVGSTGNSSGAHLHYEQRYQADDQRTVFNGSPFSGSGSWSKSLTSKNCGTPTPEPGIPGPGDPSPGTTGMTDLAAADLNGDGVVDVAAVEASTGKLWLYKGAPNGTIASGGSRVLIGTGGWNGMSNLTGGDFNGDGRDDIVAVEESTGKLWLYKGADNSTIASGGSRVLIGTGGWNSMSNLTALNLNGDKIADLAAVEKSTGKLYLYPGTSSGQLASRKQIGSGGWNGMSNLTGMDLNNSGRQDLVAVEKSTGKLFMYPGDKGYLSPRIQIGSGGWNGMSDLIGGDLLNSQMSDDLIAVQNSTGKLFLYPGTGSGGLGARKEIGTGGW; from the coding sequence ATGTCTGTTGAGACCACCTCCCCCCTCGCCCGGTTCATGTCCCGCCGGGTCCGGATAGCGACCGGTCTGGTCTGCGCCACCGTCGCCGCGGTGGCCCTCTCGGCCGGCGGCGCGAACGCCGACGGCGGTGCGGAGGACCCGCACGGCGACCTGCCCGAGCTGACCGCCGCCGAGCTGGGCCTGCCCGAGGGCCCGGCCCCCATGGCCATGGCGGCGGCTTCCGGTGACAACCGCCCCGACTTCCAGATGCCGTTCAGGTGCGGGGAGACCTGGCAGGGCGCCTCCCGCTCGTACCACAGCCCCACCGCCCACGCGGTCGACTGGACGCACGGCGGGTCCACGCTCAACTCGCCCGTGGTGGCGAGCGCCGGCGGTGTGGCACAGGTGACCGACCTGGGCAACCGCAGCTACGGCAAGTACGTCGTCATCAACCACGGTGGCGGCTGGTCGACGGTCTACGCTCACCTCAACGGCTTCAGCATCTCCAACGGCGCCACCGTCAAGGCCGGCCAGCAGATCGGCGTCGTCGGCAGCACCGGCAACTCCTCCGGCGCCCACCTGCACTACGAGCAGCGCTACCAGGCGGACGACCAGCGCACGGTGTTCAACGGCAGCCCCTTCAGCGGCAGCGGCTCCTGGTCGAAGTCCCTGACCAGCAAGAACTGCGGCACTCCCACCCCGGAGCCCGGCATCCCCGGTCCCGGCGACCCGTCCCCCGGTACGACCGGCATGACCGACCTGGCCGCGGCCGACCTCAACGGCGACGGCGTGGTCGACGTCGCCGCGGTGGAGGCCTCGACCGGCAAGCTGTGGCTCTACAAGGGCGCCCCCAACGGCACCATCGCGTCCGGCGGCAGCCGCGTCCTGATCGGTACGGGCGGCTGGAACGGCATGTCCAACCTGACCGGCGGCGACTTCAACGGCGACGGCAGGGACGACATCGTCGCGGTGGAGGAGTCCACCGGCAAGCTGTGGCTCTACAAGGGCGCCGACAACTCGACGATCGCGTCCGGCGGCAGCCGCGTGCTGATCGGTACGGGCGGCTGGAACAGCATGTCGAACCTGACCGCCCTCAACCTCAACGGCGACAAGATCGCCGACCTGGCGGCCGTGGAGAAGTCCACCGGCAAGCTCTACCTCTACCCGGGTACGTCGAGCGGCCAGCTCGCCTCCCGCAAGCAGATCGGCTCGGGCGGCTGGAACGGCATGTCCAACCTGACCGGCATGGACCTGAACAACAGCGGCCGTCAGGACCTGGTCGCCGTGGAGAAGTCGACGGGCAAGCTCTTCATGTACCCCGGTGACAAGGGCTACCTGAGCCCGCGCATCCAGATCGGCTCGGGCGGCTGGAACGGCATGTCCGACCTGATCGGCGGCGACCTGCTGAACTCGCAGATGTCCGACGACCTGATCGCCGTCCAGAACTCCACCGGCAAGCTCTTCCTCTACCCGGGGACCGGCTCGGGGGGCCTGGGCGCCCGCAAGGAGATCGGCACCGGGGGCTGGTAG